In a genomic window of Pedobacter sp. KBS0701:
- the glmM gene encoding phosphoglucosamine mutase, producing the protein MTLIKSISGIRGTIGGRAGDGLTPFDIVKFTAAFGSWVVQKTGSKRIVLGRDARISGEMVNNLVIGTLQGLGIEVIDLGLSTTPTVEVAVPDEKAGGGIILTASHNPKQWNALKLLNASGEFISDADGKEVLDLAESADFDFAEVDKLGKVIKNDTYLQKHIDKVLALPLVDVEAIKKADFKIVIDCVNSTGGIFIPALLKALGVNKVVELYCTPDGYFPHNPEPLPENLTEISKEVQKQNANLGIVVDPDVDRLCFVNEDGSMFGEEYTLVAVADYVLKNTPGNTVSNLSSTRALRDVTEKAGAEYNASAVGEVNVVNKMKETNAIIGGEGNGGIIYPESHYGRDALVGIALFLTHLAKFGKSISLLRASYPQYHISKNKITLTPEMDIDNLLKQVEEKYKNQPYSTIDGLKIEFDKTWVHLRRSNTEPIIRIYSEAENETIAENLANKIISDIKEILHL; encoded by the coding sequence GTGACTTTAATAAAATCAATTTCAGGAATACGCGGAACCATAGGCGGAAGGGCTGGCGACGGCTTAACCCCATTTGATATTGTGAAATTTACAGCTGCCTTTGGTAGCTGGGTGGTGCAAAAAACAGGCAGTAAAAGGATAGTTTTAGGTCGTGATGCGCGTATTTCGGGGGAGATGGTGAATAACCTGGTTATCGGAACGTTACAAGGCCTGGGTATTGAGGTAATCGATTTAGGCTTATCTACTACGCCAACGGTAGAAGTTGCGGTGCCTGATGAAAAAGCAGGAGGTGGAATTATTTTAACCGCAAGTCATAACCCAAAGCAGTGGAATGCCTTAAAATTATTAAACGCCAGTGGAGAATTTATTAGCGATGCAGATGGCAAGGAAGTTTTAGATTTAGCCGAAAGTGCTGATTTTGACTTCGCAGAGGTAGATAAACTAGGTAAAGTAATAAAAAACGATACTTATCTTCAAAAACACATCGATAAAGTTTTAGCCTTACCATTGGTTGATGTTGAGGCAATTAAAAAAGCTGATTTTAAAATAGTAATCGATTGTGTAAATTCAACCGGCGGTATTTTTATTCCTGCTTTATTAAAAGCTTTGGGAGTGAATAAGGTAGTAGAATTATATTGTACACCAGACGGATATTTTCCACACAATCCTGAACCACTTCCTGAAAACTTAACTGAAATATCGAAAGAAGTTCAGAAACAGAACGCAAATTTAGGTATTGTAGTAGACCCTGATGTTGACCGTTTATGTTTTGTAAACGAAGATGGCAGCATGTTTGGCGAAGAATATACCTTAGTTGCTGTTGCCGATTATGTATTGAAAAATACGCCTGGAAACACGGTTTCTAATCTGTCATCAACCCGTGCTTTACGCGATGTAACCGAAAAAGCAGGTGCTGAATACAATGCATCGGCAGTAGGTGAGGTAAACGTAGTTAACAAAATGAAAGAAACGAATGCCATAATCGGTGGTGAAGGTAATGGTGGAATCATTTATCCTGAATCGCATTATGGTAGAGATGCTTTGGTGGGTATTGCCTTATTTTTAACACATTTGGCTAAGTTTGGTAAATCTATTTCTCTACTTCGGGCCAGTTATCCTCAATACCACATCTCTAAAAATAAGATTACCCTTACGCCAGAAATGGATATCGATAATTTATTGAAACAGGTAGAAGAGAAATATAAAAATCAGCCCTACAGCACAATTGATGGTTTGAAGATAGAATTTGATAAAACCTGGGTACATTTGCGCCGCTCTAATACAGAACCGATCATCAGGATTTATAGTGAGGCAGAAAATGAAACCATTGCCGAGAATTTGGCTAACAAAATTATTTCTGACATTAAAGAAATATTACACCTTTAA
- a CDS encoding cysteine desulfurase family protein, with translation MKRVYLDNAATTPLDAAVIAEMTNVMENYFGNPSAIHALGREVRTLVEKARKTVSGLLNASPSEIFFTSGGTEADNTAIRCGISAFGIKHAITSKIEHHAVEHTLNTMLKNGEIDKLSFVNIDEKGNIDYNHLEELLQNNERTFVSLMHANNELGTLTDMVKVGDICEKYNAIYHADTVQTMGHYPHNVRELKAHFIVCAAHKLHGPKGVGFLYVNSNIKIPPMIYGGSQERNMRGGTENVYGIVGLAKALEIAYSEMDQHQSYIQGLKDYLKAQLIAEIPGIGFNGETDADKSLYTVLNVSFPEMDMADMLLFNLDINGICASGGSACSSGSNIGSHVLNGINADPNRPSVRFSFSKYTTKEDLDYVIEKVKMVVKQNALA, from the coding sequence ATGAAAAGGGTCTATTTAGATAATGCGGCAACAACGCCTTTAGATGCAGCAGTAATCGCAGAAATGACAAACGTGATGGAAAATTACTTTGGTAACCCATCTGCCATTCATGCACTTGGCCGTGAGGTGAGAACACTCGTGGAGAAAGCCCGTAAAACCGTTTCAGGTCTGTTAAATGCATCTCCATCTGAGATATTTTTTACTTCCGGAGGTACAGAGGCCGATAATACAGCTATCCGTTGCGGAATTTCAGCTTTTGGCATTAAACATGCCATCACTTCAAAAATAGAGCACCATGCGGTTGAGCATACCTTAAATACGATGCTTAAAAATGGCGAGATCGATAAATTAAGTTTCGTTAATATTGATGAAAAAGGGAATATCGATTATAACCATTTAGAAGAACTGCTCCAGAATAACGAGCGTACTTTTGTTTCATTGATGCATGCCAATAATGAATTGGGTACACTAACCGATATGGTTAAAGTGGGCGATATCTGCGAGAAATACAATGCTATTTACCATGCCGATACCGTTCAGACTATGGGCCATTATCCACACAATGTACGCGAGCTTAAAGCACATTTTATTGTGTGTGCTGCACATAAACTTCACGGACCTAAAGGCGTTGGTTTTTTATACGTAAACAGCAATATTAAAATCCCACCAATGATTTACGGTGGTTCACAGGAACGCAACATGCGTGGCGGTACCGAAAATGTATATGGTATTGTAGGTTTAGCTAAAGCCTTAGAAATTGCTTATTCAGAAATGGATCAGCATCAATCATACATTCAGGGCTTAAAAGATTATTTGAAAGCACAGTTAATTGCCGAAATCCCAGGTATTGGCTTTAATGGCGAAACCGATGCCGATAAAAGTTTATATACGGTATTAAATGTTTCTTTCCCTGAAATGGACATGGCCGATATGTTATTGTTCAATTTGGATATCAATGGTATCTGCGCTTCAGGCGGTAGTGCCTGTTCTTCAGGTTCAAACATTGGCTCGCATGTGCTAAATGGTATCAATGCCGATCCAAACCGTCCTTCAGTGCGTTTTTCTTTTAGTAAATACACCACTAAAGAGGATTTGGATTACGTAATCGAAAAAGTTAAAATGGTAGTGAAGCAGAATGCTTTAGCTTAA